In Lachnospiraceae bacterium, one DNA window encodes the following:
- the csn2 gene encoding type II-A CRISPR-associated protein Csn2 — protein MKLVHKDLEHQINLSPGKGCLWIIESPEYFMEYIQDLYKAIIAGEESSFVLSLKEKEKELSLFKSAEIITDPFSIDLNDRRIQKKLYSELEKIACGEILYTQTQNILSSLQEYFFQIEEESEYCLETDLNIDIVSVMKASGIRLAVFGDTFLEKLIQYIKIMAGLLEKKLIIFINLCSYLNKSQLSQVLETAEYNEIALLLIENHPGISLLR, from the coding sequence TTGAAATTAGTACATAAAGATTTGGAACATCAAATAAATCTCTCCCCTGGCAAAGGATGCTTATGGATTATAGAATCTCCAGAATATTTTATGGAATATATCCAAGATTTATATAAAGCAATAATAGCAGGAGAGGAGAGCAGCTTTGTTTTATCACTGAAAGAAAAAGAAAAGGAGCTTTCCCTTTTTAAATCAGCTGAAATTATAACAGATCCATTTTCTATTGATTTAAATGACCGACGTATACAGAAAAAACTATATTCCGAATTGGAAAAAATAGCTTGCGGAGAAATATTGTATACACAAACACAAAATATATTAAGTTCCCTTCAGGAATATTTTTTCCAGATAGAAGAGGAAAGCGAATATTGTCTGGAAACCGATTTGAATATTGACATTGTCAGTGTTATGAAAGCTTCTGGAATCCGTCTGGCTGTATTTGGAGATACATTTTTAGAAAAGCTTATACAATATATAAAAATAATGGCCGGATTACTGGAAAAGAAACTAATTATTTTCATTAACCTGTGCAGCTATTTAAATAAATCACAGCTTTCTCAAGTACTAGAAACTGCAGAATATAACGAAATTGCTTTATTGCTAATAGAAAATCATCCAGGGATTTCGCTTTTAAGATAA
- the cas9 gene encoding type II CRISPR RNA-guided endonuclease Cas9 (Cas9, originally named Csn1, is the large, multifunctional signature protein of type II CRISPR/Cas systems. It is well known even to general audiences because its RNA-guided endonuclease activity has made it a popular tool for custom editing of eukaryotic genomes.) gives MKNDYYVGLDLGSGSVGWAVTDPDYHLLRSHGKALWGVRLFDTAKTAEERRVFRTSRRRLQRRNWRLNLLQQIFVDEINKIDDGFFRRLKESRYLPEDKHNTDGSIPDLPYSLFIDKSYTDKDYHRQFPTIYHLRKWLMETDTTPDIRLVYLAFHHMLKHRGHFLFSGSIDEIRNFNNVFKQLSDALRSEDLPFNYNFTEDQVEKAELLLKNSQLTKSQKKTLLIQLFNEKTPCEKAVYTLLAGGTAKLSDLLGDELLNDSEKPKISFTDASYDDYVDSLQSTLGERYHIIEALKAVYDWAVLADILKGFSSISEAKVATYEKHHNDLVYLKKLVKENLSVTDYKELFVQTNEKLSNYSAYIGMTKKNGKKQSLENKLCSKEDFYSYLKKHVLACIADETKTAFLKAEIEYGTFLPKQTTKDNSVIPNQLHLYEFDRIIANLADRIPMLKEQKDKLRSLLTFRIPYYIGPLNGIVKNGERTNWMQRKSEGTIYPWNFSEIVDEEESARHFIQRMTNHCTYLPTEDVLPKYSPMYSRFMVLNELNNLRLDGQAISVPLKQQIFTELFMKKRKVTQKSLKQYLVREGIAKKEVEITGIDGDFKGSLTAYLDFKEKLTGMPLNTSDMEILVLNITLFGDDKRLLSKRLSRLFPKLTDKQRNSICNLPYRGWGRLSSAFLNELTAISPETGENWTILRTLWETNDNLMQILSDKYDFADAIEKQNQENGDLPQTLSYELIDRQPLSPAVKRQVWQTILIIKELCQAKKQPPKRIFIEMAREKQNTDRTVSRRKQLIDLYQSCKKEERDWINELNEKNDSDLRRDKLYLYYVQMGRCMYSGEPIELSDLWNDQKYDIDHIYPQSKVMDDSLDNRVLVKRTYNADKTDIYPISEDIRKKQTPFWKMLLEKKFISEEKYHRLTRNTGFEPSELAGFIARQLVETRQSTKAVASILKQFLPDTEIVYVKAKTVSQFRQDFHFIKVRDMNDFHHAKDAYLNIVVGNVYFTKFTKNAMWYVKEHPGRSYNLQKMFTAGVVERNGQTAWTPGENGSINIVRQVMGRNNVIITRRSYEVSGGLFDQQLLKKGKGQVPVKSSDPRLRDIEKYGGYNKETGAYFTLVQSKDKKGNLIRTIEFVPLRLKDSLEKNEMAMKTYMADEHGLNEPEILLSKIQIDTLFCIDGFYMWLSGRTGRQLVFKNANQLILSEKNTATLKKVLKFISRRKENKELQIYPSDELTNESLTQLYDQFLDKLKNTIYSSRLSAQIKSLEDKKEVFEQLSPEDKCTVLSEILHMFQCQSASANLKLIDGPGSAGILVLNSDITKCKHIQIIHQSPAGLYEQVLNLNQL, from the coding sequence ATGAAAAATGATTATTATGTAGGACTTGATCTTGGAAGTGGTTCCGTAGGATGGGCTGTTACTGATCCTGATTATCATCTTCTCCGTTCACATGGAAAAGCTTTATGGGGTGTCCGCTTATTTGATACTGCAAAAACAGCAGAAGAACGACGTGTATTTCGTACTTCACGTAGAAGACTACAACGCCGCAACTGGAGATTAAATCTTTTACAGCAGATTTTCGTAGATGAAATAAACAAAATAGACGATGGTTTTTTCCGTCGCTTAAAAGAAAGCCGCTATCTACCAGAAGATAAACATAATACAGATGGAAGTATACCAGATCTTCCTTATTCACTGTTTATAGATAAGTCATATACAGATAAAGATTACCATCGTCAATTTCCGACTATCTATCATCTGCGTAAATGGCTTATGGAAACAGATACGACACCTGACATCCGTCTGGTCTATCTCGCATTTCATCATATGCTAAAACACAGAGGACATTTTCTGTTTTCCGGAAGTATTGATGAAATCCGCAATTTTAATAATGTATTTAAACAGCTGTCTGATGCATTACGATCAGAAGATCTTCCCTTTAATTACAATTTTACAGAAGATCAGGTAGAAAAAGCAGAACTCCTGTTAAAAAATAGTCAACTTACAAAGTCACAGAAAAAAACTTTACTTATCCAATTATTCAACGAAAAAACTCCCTGCGAAAAAGCAGTTTATACTTTACTGGCCGGTGGTACTGCAAAACTAAGCGACCTTTTAGGTGACGAACTTTTAAATGATTCCGAAAAGCCCAAAATATCTTTTACAGATGCTTCTTATGATGACTATGTTGATTCCCTTCAAAGTACACTTGGAGAACGTTACCATATTATAGAGGCTCTAAAAGCTGTTTATGACTGGGCAGTTTTAGCGGATATTCTGAAAGGCTTTTCCTCTATTTCAGAAGCAAAAGTAGCAACATATGAAAAACACCATAATGATCTGGTTTATTTAAAAAAGCTTGTTAAAGAAAACCTTTCAGTAACTGACTACAAAGAATTATTTGTACAGACCAATGAAAAACTGTCTAATTACAGTGCCTATATTGGAATGACGAAAAAAAACGGTAAAAAGCAATCATTGGAAAATAAATTATGCTCAAAGGAGGATTTTTATTCTTATTTAAAAAAACACGTTCTAGCTTGCATAGCAGATGAAACAAAAACTGCATTTCTTAAAGCAGAAATAGAATATGGAACATTTCTTCCAAAACAAACCACCAAGGATAACAGTGTCATACCAAACCAGCTTCATTTATATGAATTTGATCGGATCATAGCTAATTTGGCTGATCGGATTCCCATGCTAAAAGAACAAAAAGACAAGCTTCGTTCCCTTCTCACATTCCGCATCCCCTATTATATCGGACCTTTAAACGGTATTGTAAAAAACGGCGAACGCACCAACTGGATGCAAAGAAAATCAGAAGGAACCATTTATCCATGGAATTTTTCAGAAATCGTTGATGAAGAAGAAAGTGCGAGACATTTTATCCAACGAATGACTAATCATTGTACCTATCTGCCAACGGAAGACGTACTACCAAAGTATTCACCTATGTACAGCCGTTTTATGGTACTGAATGAATTAAATAACCTTCGGTTGGATGGACAAGCCATTTCTGTTCCTTTAAAACAGCAGATATTTACAGAGCTTTTTATGAAGAAGCGGAAAGTAACTCAGAAAAGTTTAAAACAATATCTGGTACGGGAAGGCATTGCAAAAAAAGAAGTTGAAATAACAGGCATTGATGGGGACTTTAAGGGTTCTTTGACAGCGTATCTTGATTTTAAAGAAAAGCTCACAGGAATGCCGCTTAATACAAGTGATATGGAAATTCTGGTTTTAAATATCACATTATTTGGTGATGATAAGCGTCTGTTAAGTAAACGTCTTTCCCGGTTATTTCCTAAACTGACTGACAAACAGCGCAATAGTATATGCAATCTTCCTTACAGAGGTTGGGGACGTCTTTCATCTGCTTTTTTAAATGAACTGACCGCAATTTCTCCTGAAACAGGGGAAAACTGGACTATTTTACGAACACTTTGGGAAACCAATGATAATCTGATGCAGATTTTAAGTGATAAATATGATTTTGCGGATGCCATTGAAAAACAAAATCAGGAAAACGGAGATCTTCCACAAACATTATCGTATGAATTGATTGATCGCCAACCATTATCTCCAGCTGTAAAACGCCAGGTATGGCAGACAATCCTTATTATAAAAGAATTATGTCAGGCGAAAAAACAGCCACCTAAACGGATTTTTATTGAAATGGCCCGTGAAAAGCAAAATACTGATCGAACCGTTTCACGTAGAAAACAACTGATCGATCTATATCAAAGCTGTAAAAAAGAAGAACGTGATTGGATCAATGAATTAAACGAGAAAAATGACTCTGATTTAAGAAGAGATAAGCTGTATTTATACTATGTTCAGATGGGACGTTGTATGTACTCTGGTGAACCAATTGAATTAAGTGATCTGTGGAATGATCAAAAGTATGATATCGATCATATTTATCCTCAATCAAAGGTAATGGATGATAGTCTAGACAATCGTGTTTTAGTAAAACGCACCTATAATGCTGATAAAACAGATATTTATCCTATTTCGGAGGATATCCGAAAGAAACAGACACCATTCTGGAAAATGTTGCTGGAAAAGAAATTTATTTCTGAAGAGAAATATCATCGTCTTACCAGAAACACTGGTTTTGAACCTTCAGAATTAGCTGGTTTTATTGCAAGGCAGTTGGTAGAAACACGGCAGAGTACAAAAGCAGTTGCAAGTATATTAAAACAGTTCTTACCAGATACTGAAATAGTATATGTAAAGGCCAAAACTGTATCGCAGTTCCGTCAGGATTTTCATTTTATTAAAGTGCGTGACATGAATGATTTTCATCATGCCAAAGATGCTTATTTGAATATTGTAGTCGGAAATGTGTATTTTACAAAATTTACCAAGAATGCTATGTGGTATGTAAAAGAGCATCCAGGACGCAGTTACAATTTACAAAAAATGTTTACAGCAGGTGTTGTGGAACGAAATGGCCAGACTGCCTGGACACCGGGGGAAAATGGATCCATTAATATAGTCCGACAGGTTATGGGAAGGAATAATGTGATTATTACCCGGAGAAGTTATGAAGTAAGTGGTGGCTTATTTGACCAGCAACTTCTTAAAAAAGGAAAAGGACAGGTTCCGGTTAAAAGCAGTGATCCTAGATTGAGGGATATTGAAAAGTATGGAGGATATAATAAGGAAACGGGGGCTTATTTTACTCTGGTACAGTCAAAGGATAAAAAGGGAAATCTTATCCGTACAATAGAGTTTGTGCCCTTACGTTTAAAAGATTCTTTGGAAAAAAATGAAATGGCGATGAAAACTTATATGGCAGATGAACATGGATTAAACGAACCTGAAATATTGCTTTCTAAAATCCAGATTGATACTTTATTCTGCATTGATGGCTTTTATATGTGGTTATCTGGAAGAACAGGAAGGCAGTTGGTTTTTAAAAATGCAAATCAGTTAATTCTTTCGGAAAAGAACACTGCTACGTTAAAAAAGGTATTAAAGTTTATTTCCAGAAGAAAAGAAAATAAAGAATTACAAATCTATCCTTCAGATGAATTGACAAATGAATCTTTGACGCAATTATATGATCAATTTCTGGATAAACTTAAAAATACTATTTACAGTAGTCGTCTATCTGCACAGATTAAATCTTTAGAAGATAAAAAGGAAGTTTTTGAACAGTTATCACCAGAAGATAAATGTACCGTACTTTCGGAAATTTTACACATGTTTCAATGTCAGAGTGCTTCTGCCAATCTAAAACTTATTGATGGACCAGGAAGTGCAGGTATTTTAGTTCTAAATAGTGATATCACAAAATGCAAACATATCCAGATCATCCATCAGTCACCCGCTGGTCTTTATGAACAGGTGCTGAATTTAAATCAACTATGA
- a CDS encoding replication protein: MGKDSQSRKWQLTINNPVEKGYTHEVIKSILIDMKSLVYWCMADEIGEQGTYHTHIYLQGRGAIRFSTLKSRFEPAHFEMGKGTALQNYEYITKTGKWEADKKHETCVDGTFEEWGEMPVERQGARNDLADLVSMIASGMSDYQIIQEMPEAMLQLDKISQTRQVLISETARKVWRDISAYYVWGDTGTGKTRSIMEKYGYDDVFRVTDYMHPFDNYHGQNTIVFEEFRSGFRISDMLNYLDGYPLELPCRYANKWACYHNVYIVSNIPLSEQYRNQPIESFNAFLRRLKGAIHFSKKGIIYNDIEIHADGFQLVLSGEKIPFDN; this comes from the coding sequence ATGGGAAAGGATTCGCAATCGCGTAAATGGCAGCTAACAATCAATAATCCTGTTGAAAAGGGTTATACACATGAGGTTATTAAGTCTATCTTGATTGACATGAAATCACTTGTTTACTGGTGTATGGCAGATGAGATAGGTGAACAGGGAACTTATCATACACATATATATCTTCAAGGCCGTGGCGCTATTCGGTTCAGTACGTTGAAAAGTCGTTTTGAGCCTGCTCATTTTGAGATGGGTAAAGGTACAGCGCTCCAGAATTATGAGTATATCACAAAAACAGGCAAGTGGGAAGCTGATAAGAAGCATGAGACTTGCGTGGATGGTACTTTTGAGGAGTGGGGCGAAATGCCTGTAGAGCGTCAAGGTGCCAGGAATGATCTAGCCGACTTGGTCTCTATGATCGCTTCGGGCATGTCTGATTATCAGATCATTCAAGAAATGCCGGAAGCAATGCTACAGCTTGATAAAATTAGTCAAACTCGTCAAGTTCTTATATCGGAGACTGCTCGCAAAGTATGGCGCGACATATCTGCTTATTATGTGTGGGGTGACACGGGCACAGGTAAAACAAGGTCTATCATGGAAAAATATGGATATGATGATGTTTTCCGTGTGACTGATTATATGCATCCCTTTGATAACTATCATGGTCAAAACACCATTGTTTTTGAGGAGTTCCGTTCAGGGTTTCGTATCTCTGACATGCTCAACTATCTTGATGGCTATCCTCTCGAGCTTCCTTGCCGGTACGCTAATAAATGGGCTTGCTACCATAATGTTTACATAGTCTCTAATATTCCTCTTTCTGAACAGTACCGCAATCAGCCTATAGAATCTTTTAATGCGTTTTTACGTAGGTTAAAAGGTGCGATTCATTTTAGTAAGAAAGGGATTATATATAATGATATTGAGATCCATGCAGATGGGTTTCAACTTGTATTATCTGGTGAAAAAATACCATTTGATAACTAG
- a CDS encoding ATP-binding protein has product MELNLLDGSLNPVNVGRVIKHNHDFYRSHPGYFRPEGLLVFCGEQGSGKTLSAVQYVKKLCNEYPDAILCTNVQINGLDPRTHVIEYDGLDCLKNLENGYFGVIYLIDEIHLEFNSLESKNIDIEVMIEVSQQRKQRKHIIGTSQVYGRLAKPFREQIRNVVLCSNFCKILQINTLIDGSKSVEKDGKLITESVKRFYWFHDPALYDSYDTYAKMKRYKKEWQGRRLS; this is encoded by the coding sequence ATGGAATTGAATCTACTTGACGGCTCACTTAATCCGGTCAATGTGGGCCGTGTCATAAAACATAACCATGATTTTTATAGATCCCATCCCGGTTACTTCCGTCCGGAAGGCTTGCTTGTCTTCTGCGGTGAACAGGGGTCGGGGAAAACTCTTTCGGCGGTGCAATATGTTAAGAAGCTTTGTAATGAATATCCTGATGCAATATTGTGTACTAATGTTCAAATTAATGGGCTTGATCCTCGAACGCATGTAATTGAGTATGACGGTCTTGATTGTCTTAAGAATCTTGAAAATGGTTACTTCGGTGTGATCTACCTGATTGATGAGATCCATCTTGAGTTTAATTCTCTTGAATCAAAGAATATTGATATTGAGGTCATGATCGAAGTCAGCCAGCAACGTAAACAGCGTAAACATATCATTGGTACCAGTCAGGTGTATGGCCGTCTTGCTAAACCTTTTAGGGAACAGATCCGTAACGTGGTCTTGTGTTCCAACTTCTGCAAGATCTTACAGATCAATACTCTCATTGATGGCAGCAAGTCTGTTGAAAAAGACGGTAAACTGATCACGGAATCGGTCAAGCGTTTCTACTGGTTTCATGATCCGGCTCTGTATGACAGTTATGATACGTATGCAAAAATGAAACGATATAAGAAAGAATGGCAAGGTAGGAGGTTAAGTTAA
- a CDS encoding tyrosine-type recombinase/integrase, translating to MATTLPYYEQKDIENIKKLREMMTTLPPFCTEFFRGIEPRTSTRTRIAYAYDLSVFFDFLKKENPVFSKMERMDLTLDYLDQISVTDLEEYMEYLKYRFNEHNQEIINKERGIMRKISSLKSFYNYFFRTEKLKTNPAALVQLPKLHEKEIIRLDIDEVALLLDAVEQGDGLTDKQKAFHNRTKLRDLALLTLLLGTGIRVSECVGLDLNDIDFKNGGIHIHRKGGKEVTVYFGTEVETALQDYLDERNSIIPEEGSENALFLSLQKKRMNVRSVENLVKKYARIVTPLKKITPHKLRSTYGTNLYRETGDIYLVADVLGHSDVNTTKKHYAALEDERRRSARNAVKLREIDGK from the coding sequence ATGGCAACAACTTTACCTTATTACGAGCAAAAAGATATTGAAAATATTAAAAAACTCAGGGAAATGATGACGACTCTCCCACCCTTCTGCACTGAATTTTTTCGTGGGATCGAACCAAGAACTTCTACCAGGACTCGTATTGCCTATGCATACGATCTCTCTGTATTTTTCGATTTCCTTAAAAAAGAAAATCCCGTATTTTCCAAAATGGAGAGAATGGATCTTACTTTAGATTATTTAGATCAGATCTCGGTAACAGATTTAGAAGAATATATGGAGTATTTAAAATACCGTTTTAATGAGCATAATCAGGAAATCATTAACAAAGAACGGGGAATAATGCGCAAAATTTCTTCTTTAAAAAGCTTTTACAACTATTTTTTCCGTACAGAAAAGCTGAAAACAAATCCTGCTGCCCTGGTCCAGCTTCCAAAACTTCATGAAAAAGAGATCATACGTCTTGATATTGACGAAGTTGCTCTCCTTTTGGATGCTGTGGAACAAGGGGATGGTCTGACGGATAAACAGAAAGCTTTCCACAACCGGACTAAACTGCGCGACCTTGCTCTTCTAACCCTTCTTCTTGGAACCGGCATCCGTGTTTCTGAATGTGTAGGATTAGATTTAAACGATATTGATTTTAAAAATGGCGGAATCCATATCCATCGAAAAGGCGGAAAAGAGGTTACTGTTTATTTTGGCACAGAAGTAGAAACTGCGCTTCAGGATTACCTGGATGAACGAAACAGCATTATCCCTGAGGAAGGCAGTGAAAATGCTCTCTTCCTTTCTCTTCAGAAGAAACGTATGAATGTACGCAGTGTGGAAAACTTAGTTAAAAAATATGCCAGGATCGTTACCCCATTAAAAAAGATCACCCCACATAAACTTCGAAGCACCTACGGAACTAATCTTTACCGTGAAACCGGTGATATTTATCTGGTTGCTGATGTTCTAGGACACTCAGACGTAAATACCACCAAAAAGCACTACGCTGCCCTTGAGGACGAGCGCCGCCGCAGCGCCCGTAATGCAGTAAAATTAAGGGAGATAGATGGAAAATGA
- the cas1 gene encoding type II CRISPR-associated endonuclease Cas1, translating into MSWRIVVITRRAKLDHQLGYLVIRTEEIVKIHLSEISTLLIESTAVSLTTSLLAELTKRKIKVIFCDEKRNPSSELVGYYGSHDTSNKVRSQIQWGIQTKEAVWTEIVTEKIRKQKELLEFLGKDESKLLHSYLQEIRWNDESNREGHAAKVYFNALFGLDFTRTAENPTNAALNYGYSILLSAFAREITSNGYITQLGLFHDNMFNQFNLASDLMEPFRILIDRAVIMMYPIEDLDHEGKMFLVNTLNQEVEIDGRKQYVNNAIKIYCKSVFDALNENDSSLIQFYRFEL; encoded by the coding sequence ATGAGCTGGAGAATTGTTGTGATCACCAGAAGAGCCAAGTTGGATCATCAACTTGGCTATCTGGTGATCCGTACGGAAGAGATAGTAAAAATCCATTTAAGTGAAATATCCACACTTTTAATTGAATCTACAGCCGTTTCGCTTACTACCAGTTTACTTGCAGAATTAACTAAACGAAAAATCAAGGTTATATTTTGCGATGAGAAAAGAAACCCCTCATCAGAACTTGTAGGATATTATGGCAGCCATGACACCAGTAATAAAGTACGCAGCCAGATTCAATGGGGGATTCAAACGAAAGAAGCTGTATGGACAGAAATTGTTACTGAAAAGATACGAAAACAAAAAGAACTATTGGAATTTCTAGGAAAGGATGAATCAAAACTTCTTCATTCTTATTTACAGGAAATACGTTGGAATGACGAGAGCAACCGCGAGGGTCACGCCGCAAAAGTTTATTTTAATGCTTTGTTTGGTCTTGATTTCACACGGACTGCAGAAAATCCTACTAATGCTGCATTAAACTATGGTTACAGTATTTTGCTTTCTGCTTTTGCCAGAGAGATTACTTCAAATGGTTATATCACACAGCTCGGCCTTTTTCACGATAATATGTTTAATCAATTTAACCTGGCTTCTGATTTAATGGAGCCTTTCCGCATTTTAATAGACAGAGCAGTCATTATGATGTATCCCATAGAAGATCTTGATCATGAAGGAAAAATGTTTCTTGTTAATACATTAAATCAGGAAGTGGAAATTGATGGTCGTAAACAGTATGTAAACAATGCGATCAAGATTTATTGCAAAAGTGTATTTGATGCTTTAAATGAGAATGATAGTTCCCTGATTCAGTTTTATAGATTTGAGTTATAG
- a CDS encoding tRNA 2-thiocytidine biosynthesis TtcA family protein, with product MKLQRLLSLLRQAIDQYQMIEHGDHIAIGISGGKDSLTLLYGLSQLQKFYPKHFTLSAITVDMGLDTMNLEPVKTLCADFNVPYEIISTEIGKILFEARNEANPCSLCAKMRKGALNQKALELGCNKIAYAHHKDDLIETALMSLLYEGRFYAFPPVTHLDRTDLTVIRPLMLVSEADVKGFKNKYQLPVCKNPCPMDGHTHREYVKNLIRTLNTDSPGVRERLFHAVINGNFEDWPKLSK from the coding sequence ATGAAACTCCAACGTCTCTTAAGCCTTCTTCGTCAGGCTATCGACCAATACCAGATGATTGAACACGGCGACCATATTGCCATTGGTATTTCCGGAGGTAAAGACAGCCTTACTTTGCTGTATGGGCTGTCTCAACTTCAGAAATTTTATCCCAAACATTTTACCTTATCTGCCATTACTGTAGACATGGGACTTGATACCATGAATTTAGAGCCTGTAAAGACTCTCTGTGCGGATTTTAACGTTCCTTATGAAATTATCTCCACTGAGATTGGAAAAATCCTTTTTGAGGCCCGTAATGAGGCTAATCCATGTTCTCTTTGTGCAAAAATGCGAAAAGGCGCCCTAAACCAGAAAGCTCTGGAACTTGGCTGCAACAAGATTGCCTACGCACACCATAAGGATGATCTGATTGAAACTGCATTAATGTCACTTTTATACGAGGGGCGTTTTTATGCATTTCCGCCAGTCACTCATCTTGACCGTACAGATTTAACCGTGATCCGGCCTCTGATGCTGGTTTCTGAAGCTGATGTAAAAGGCTTCAAAAATAAATACCAGCTTCCCGTTTGTAAAAATCCATGTCCTATGGATGGACACACGCACCGGGAATACGTCAAAAATCTGATTCGGACTCTGAATACGGACTCTCCCGGTGTACGGGAACGTTTATTTCACGCAGTCATTAACGGGAATTTTGAAGATTGGCCCAAGCTTTCCAAATAA
- a CDS encoding transposase, with translation MKSVYKIPEKIKGLSDKRKRRTIPLFNIVMPALLFLMLQYESFHTVFSAPESMGKRLKNCIHGKIPKIDAVRDLLTQIDPDEIREIHDQTIDIIKSNRVFREGTIGGYVVAGIDGVELFNSTKKSCSDCLSRKNRAGETEYFHRSVVCMTVGKTPHVILGQEMLKPRDGAEKDEGELTGGKKLIRRLKERHGHFADVIVADALYLNAPFINTIKECGLDAVIRLKDERRELFQDAESLFKRDEGKKRSFTCGKKNIEVWDLSGFEIDNSPHKLRVIRYHESWKENERRMWLVTTLDQGEPRVLWEMMNRRWDIEENGFHQLKTYYHAKHCYCHAATEVIFDLMIIGFNMRELYLYRRIQRFKESGISRKSVNRKFCDELLLEKVKSILYEKGG, from the coding sequence ATGAAAAGTGTATATAAAATCCCGGAGAAAATCAAGGGGTTATCGGACAAAAGAAAAAGAAGAACGATCCCATTATTTAATATCGTCATGCCGGCACTGCTCTTTCTGATGCTGCAGTATGAGAGTTTTCATACAGTTTTTTCTGCGCCTGAAAGTATGGGAAAACGATTGAAAAACTGCATACATGGAAAAATACCTAAAATTGATGCGGTCCGTGACCTTCTTACCCAGATAGATCCAGATGAGATCCGTGAGATCCACGACCAGACGATCGATATCATAAAAAGCAACCGTGTATTTCGGGAAGGGACTATAGGTGGATATGTTGTAGCCGGTATCGATGGAGTGGAATTGTTCAACAGCACAAAAAAGTCCTGTTCGGACTGCCTTAGCCGGAAAAACCGTGCAGGTGAAACAGAATATTTCCACCGGAGCGTGGTCTGTATGACAGTAGGAAAAACGCCACATGTAATCCTGGGCCAGGAAATGTTAAAACCGAGGGACGGAGCGGAAAAAGATGAAGGAGAACTGACAGGAGGAAAAAAGCTGATCAGACGTCTGAAGGAAAGACACGGACATTTCGCAGATGTGATCGTAGCAGATGCGCTGTATCTGAATGCCCCATTTATCAATACGATAAAAGAGTGCGGACTGGATGCGGTGATCCGACTAAAAGATGAACGAAGGGAACTGTTTCAGGATGCGGAAAGCCTGTTTAAGCGGGATGAGGGGAAAAAAAGGTCGTTTACCTGTGGAAAAAAGAATATAGAAGTCTGGGATCTTTCAGGATTTGAGATAGATAATAGTCCCCATAAGCTTCGTGTGATCCGATATCATGAAAGCTGGAAAGAAAACGAACGCCGGATGTGGCTGGTAACGACTCTGGATCAAGGGGAACCTCGGGTTTTATGGGAGATGATGAACCGAAGATGGGATATAGAAGAGAATGGATTCCACCAGTTGAAAACGTATTATCACGCAAAACATTGCTATTGCCATGCAGCAACAGAAGTAATATTTGATCTGATGATCATCGGCTTCAACATGAGAGAATTATACCTGTATCGCCGTATTCAAAGATTTAAAGAAAGTGGAATCAGCCGAAAAAGTGTGAACCGGAAGTTTTGTGATGAGCTATTATTGGAAAAAGTAAAAAGTATCTTGTATGAAAAGGGCGGATAG
- the cas2 gene encoding CRISPR-associated endonuclease Cas2, with translation MRILVFFDLPVLTSEQRREYVHFRRFLIKNGFMMLQESVYCKLALNTTAVNSIVDHVHKNKPPEGLVQLLTVTEKQYAKMDLIVGEIKSEVLNSDERLVIL, from the coding sequence ATGAGAATACTTGTCTTTTTTGATTTACCAGTACTTACAAGTGAGCAGAGGCGGGAATATGTACATTTTCGTAGATTTTTGATTAAAAATGGATTTATGATGCTCCAAGAATCTGTATATTGTAAACTTGCTCTTAATACAACAGCTGTAAATAGTATTGTAGATCATGTTCATAAAAATAAACCTCCTGAAGGACTGGTCCAGTTACTTACTGTAACAGAAAAACAATATGCCAAAATGGATCTGATCGTTGGTGAAATAAAAAGTGAAGTTTTAAACAGTGATGAAAGGCTGGTGATTCTTTGA